In a genomic window of Phragmites australis chromosome 14, lpPhrAust1.1, whole genome shotgun sequence:
- the LOC133891128 gene encoding uncharacterized protein LOC133891128, with translation MSRGGSGKLHLHVSWLWRAPRRALGAARDLYVRSLTACAGHLPADAAFGYPTFACSADSFASSSRRSSDVDDDLRELIRAASQRRAAAEAAHPAAVSRSQSVAMARIDEDRPCEFGGEVVLFPRSRSCAVGAGRLAGRRGRIAALPA, from the coding sequence ATGAGCCGAGGGGGCAGCGGCAAGCTCCACCTGCACGTGAGCTGGCTATGGCGGGCGCCTCGGCGCGCGCTGGGCGCCGCGCGGGACCTGTACGTGCGCAGCCTCACGGCCTGCGCCGGCCACCTCCCGGCGGATGCCGCCTTCGGCTACCCGACCTTCGCCTGCAGCGCCGACAGCTTCGCCTCCTCGTCGCGCCGCTCCTCCGACGTCGACGACGACCTGCGGGAGCTCATACGCGCCGCGTCGCAGAGGCGCgcggctgccgaggcggcgCACCCCGCGGCCGTGTCCAGGAGCCAGAGCGTGGCCATGGCGAGGATCGACGAGGACCGCCCGTGCGAGTTCGGCGGAGAGGTGGTGCTGTTCCCCAGGAGCCGGAGCTGCGCCGTCGGGGCCGGCCGGCTCGCCGGACGGAGGGGCAGGATAGCCGCTCTGCCCGCCTGA
- the LOC133891788 gene encoding cold shock domain-containing protein 4-like, producing MVAPVRTALLLLVLLALSAPLASGAAGGGPDGGGFFGMPWFGGPQGGPGFFGGWGEGGPGYRRSAVVPPSTVCAEKGPCHGKRLTCPAKCFSSFSYKDKHGSGGGGGGGCSFDCTKHCVASC from the coding sequence ATGGTGGCTCCGGTCAGGACcgcgcttctcctcctcgtgctcctcgcCCTGTCGGCCCCGCTCGCGTCGGGCGCCGCCGGGGGTGGTCCGGACGGCGGGGGCTTCTTCGGGATGCCGTGGTTCGGGGGCCCGCAGGGCGGGCCGGGCTTCTTCGGCGGGTGGGGCGAGGGGGGCCCCGGGTACCGGCGCAGCGCGGTGGTGCCGCCCTCCACGGTGTGCGCGGAGAAGGGGCCCTGCCACGGGAAGCGGCTCACCTGCCCGGCCAAGTGCTTCAGCTCGTTCAGCTACAAGGACAAGCACGGcagcggcgggggcggcggcggcgggtgcagCTTCGACTGCACCAAACACTGCGTCGCCTCCTGCTGA
- the LOC133891148 gene encoding protein PHLOEM PROTEIN 2-LIKE A10-like isoform X1: MCHRVLAFSRRHRRWLLCGGAAAGGYLIYHHPAVAARRRRLARLASALVSLADAVAAVASDLAGFLQSDSDAVPQTLKQISKLAASPEASASASALSGALATGVFRGYAATSGSGPASAGDVAFSDRLIDSMLSPDGERLASAVAGSFGRHLVLAFYSAPDQPSTDSSPASWVDVVTTGRCRRAIRSWVEVFTATAVGVFIDKTIHINTYDQLFAAATNPAYGARLQQLFVALCSTSVETLVKTSHSVLSSDNSTDGNANVSGNSGSNGGAGEGWVEIVSSALAVPSNRKLVLDLTGRATFEAVRSFLEFVLWKLHAGARAGGDATVGAGLHALRSIKCFRGEGRKNLRTSVSLCQIWSAFESSQAQAAS, from the exons ATGTGCCACCGCGTCCTCGCCTtctcccggcgccaccgccgctgGCTCCTCTGTGGAGGCGCCGCGGCGGGAGGCTACCTGATCTACCACCACCCGGCCGTCGCcgcccgtcgccgccgcctcgcgcGCCTCGCCTCCGCGCTCGTGTCCCTCGCCGACGCCGTCGCGGCCGTCGCCTCCGACCTAGCCGGCTTCCTCCAGTCCGACTCTGACGCAGTTCCCCAAACCCTCAAGCAGATCTCCAAGCTCGCCGCTTCACCCGAGGCGTCCGCGTCGGCGTCAGCTCTGTCCGGGGCGCTCGCCACCGGCGTGTTCCGCGGGTACGCCGCCACCTCGGGCTCCGGCCCGGCCTCCGCGGGCGACGTGGCGTTCTCGGACCGCTTGATTGACAGCATGCTCTCCCCCGATGGGGAGCGCCTCGCGTCCGCCGTCGCCGGCAGCTTCGGGCGCCACCTCGTGCTTGCCTTCTACTCCGCGCCGGATCAACCTTCAACGGACTCCTCGCCGGCAAGTTGGGTAGACGTAGTCACCACCGGGAGGTGCCGGAGAGCGATCCGCAGCTGGGTCGAGGTCTTCACGGCCACCGCCGTGGGCGTCTTCATTGACAAGACCATCCACATCAACACCTACGACCAGCTCTTCGCCGCCGCCACAAACCCCGCCTACGGCGCCAGGCTACAACAGCTTTTCGTTGCACTCTGCAGCACCTCCGTCGAGACACTGGTGAAGACCTCCCATAGCGTACTGTCCAGTGACAACAGTACTGATGGAAACGCCAATGTCAGTGGCAACTCCGGCAGCAATGGTGGGGCTGGGGAAGGGTGGGTGGAGATTGTGTCCAGTGCGCTGGCGGTGCCGAGCAACCGCAAGCTCGTTCTGGATTTGACGGGCAGGGCGACATTTGAGGCAGTACGGTCGTTCCTCGAGTTTGTGCTGTGGAAACTGCACGCCGGTGCGAGGGCTGGAGGTGATGCCACGGTTGGGGCTGGACTGCATGCGTTGAG GTCTATTAAGTGCTTTCGGGGCGAGGGTCGGAAGAACCTACGGACATCGGTGTCACTGTGTCAAATTTGGAGTGCCTTTGAATCTTCTCAGGCTCAG GCTGCCTCTTGA
- the LOC133891148 gene encoding protein PHLOEM PROTEIN 2-LIKE A10-like isoform X3, whose amino-acid sequence MCHRVLAFSRRHRRWLLCGGAAAGGYLIYHHPAVAARRRRLARLASALVSLADAVAAVASDLAGFLQSDSDAVPQTLKQISKLAASPEASASASALSGALATGVFRGYAATSGSGPASAGDVAFSDRLIDSMLSPDGERLASAVAGSFGRHLVLAFYSAPDQPSTDSSPASWVDVVTTGRCRRAIRSWVEVFTATAVGVFIDKTIHINTYDQLFAAATNPAYGARLQQLFVALCSTSVETLVKTSHSVLSSDNSTDGNANVSGNSGSNGGAGEGWVEIVSSALAVPSNRKLVLDLTGRATFEAVRSFLEFVLWKLHAGARAGGDATVGAGLHALSKLFRSATRVQELLICFGSHT is encoded by the exons ATGTGCCACCGCGTCCTCGCCTtctcccggcgccaccgccgctgGCTCCTCTGTGGAGGCGCCGCGGCGGGAGGCTACCTGATCTACCACCACCCGGCCGTCGCcgcccgtcgccgccgcctcgcgcGCCTCGCCTCCGCGCTCGTGTCCCTCGCCGACGCCGTCGCGGCCGTCGCCTCCGACCTAGCCGGCTTCCTCCAGTCCGACTCTGACGCAGTTCCCCAAACCCTCAAGCAGATCTCCAAGCTCGCCGCTTCACCCGAGGCGTCCGCGTCGGCGTCAGCTCTGTCCGGGGCGCTCGCCACCGGCGTGTTCCGCGGGTACGCCGCCACCTCGGGCTCCGGCCCGGCCTCCGCGGGCGACGTGGCGTTCTCGGACCGCTTGATTGACAGCATGCTCTCCCCCGATGGGGAGCGCCTCGCGTCCGCCGTCGCCGGCAGCTTCGGGCGCCACCTCGTGCTTGCCTTCTACTCCGCGCCGGATCAACCTTCAACGGACTCCTCGCCGGCAAGTTGGGTAGACGTAGTCACCACCGGGAGGTGCCGGAGAGCGATCCGCAGCTGGGTCGAGGTCTTCACGGCCACCGCCGTGGGCGTCTTCATTGACAAGACCATCCACATCAACACCTACGACCAGCTCTTCGCCGCCGCCACAAACCCCGCCTACGGCGCCAGGCTACAACAGCTTTTCGTTGCACTCTGCAGCACCTCCGTCGAGACACTGGTGAAGACCTCCCATAGCGTACTGTCCAGTGACAACAGTACTGATGGAAACGCCAATGTCAGTGGCAACTCCGGCAGCAATGGTGGGGCTGGGGAAGGGTGGGTGGAGATTGTGTCCAGTGCGCTGGCGGTGCCGAGCAACCGCAAGCTCGTTCTGGATTTGACGGGCAGGGCGACATTTGAGGCAGTACGGTCGTTCCTCGAGTTTGTGCTGTGGAAACTGCACGCCGGTGCGAGGGCTGGAGGTGATGCCACGGTTGGGGCTGGACTGCATGCGTTGAG CAAGCTATTCAGGAGCGCCACGAGGGTTCAGGAGTTGTTGATTTGCTTTGGTAGTCACACCTAA
- the LOC133891148 gene encoding protein PHLOEM PROTEIN 2-LIKE A10-like isoform X2: protein MCHRVLAFSRRHRRWLLCGGAAAGGYLIYHHPAVAARRRRLARLASALVSLADAVAAVASDLAGFLQSDSDAVPQTLKQISKLAASPEASASASALSGALATGVFRGYAATSGSGPASAGDVAFSDRLIDSMLSPDGERLASAVAGSFGRHLVLAFYSAPDQPSTDSSPASWVDVVTTGRCRRAIRSWVEVFTATAVGVFIDKTIHINTYDQLFAAATNPAYGARLQQLFVALCSTSVETLVKTSHSVLSSDNSTDGNANVSGNSGSNGGAGEGWVEIVSSALAVPSNRKLVLDLTGRATFEAVRSFLEFVLWKLHAGARAGGDATVGAGLHALRYMSDRAMVIATICIALCLHVLNGTWLSVPA from the coding sequence ATGTGCCACCGCGTCCTCGCCTtctcccggcgccaccgccgctgGCTCCTCTGTGGAGGCGCCGCGGCGGGAGGCTACCTGATCTACCACCACCCGGCCGTCGCcgcccgtcgccgccgcctcgcgcGCCTCGCCTCCGCGCTCGTGTCCCTCGCCGACGCCGTCGCGGCCGTCGCCTCCGACCTAGCCGGCTTCCTCCAGTCCGACTCTGACGCAGTTCCCCAAACCCTCAAGCAGATCTCCAAGCTCGCCGCTTCACCCGAGGCGTCCGCGTCGGCGTCAGCTCTGTCCGGGGCGCTCGCCACCGGCGTGTTCCGCGGGTACGCCGCCACCTCGGGCTCCGGCCCGGCCTCCGCGGGCGACGTGGCGTTCTCGGACCGCTTGATTGACAGCATGCTCTCCCCCGATGGGGAGCGCCTCGCGTCCGCCGTCGCCGGCAGCTTCGGGCGCCACCTCGTGCTTGCCTTCTACTCCGCGCCGGATCAACCTTCAACGGACTCCTCGCCGGCAAGTTGGGTAGACGTAGTCACCACCGGGAGGTGCCGGAGAGCGATCCGCAGCTGGGTCGAGGTCTTCACGGCCACCGCCGTGGGCGTCTTCATTGACAAGACCATCCACATCAACACCTACGACCAGCTCTTCGCCGCCGCCACAAACCCCGCCTACGGCGCCAGGCTACAACAGCTTTTCGTTGCACTCTGCAGCACCTCCGTCGAGACACTGGTGAAGACCTCCCATAGCGTACTGTCCAGTGACAACAGTACTGATGGAAACGCCAATGTCAGTGGCAACTCCGGCAGCAATGGTGGGGCTGGGGAAGGGTGGGTGGAGATTGTGTCCAGTGCGCTGGCGGTGCCGAGCAACCGCAAGCTCGTTCTGGATTTGACGGGCAGGGCGACATTTGAGGCAGTACGGTCGTTCCTCGAGTTTGTGCTGTGGAAACTGCACGCCGGTGCGAGGGCTGGAGGTGATGCCACGGTTGGGGCTGGACTGCATGCGTTGAGGTATATGAGTGATAGGGCCATGGTGATTGCCACCATCTGCATAGCCCTGTGCTTGCATGTCTTGAATGGCACATGGCTCTCGGTGCCGGCTTGA
- the LOC133891389 gene encoding phytosulfokines 4-like, whose product MATAKMMVLAAALAVLLLASSAMAGRADPAEPAAGTVSPDHHKEGGGGGGGGEGANDEDECMARRTLAAQTDYIYTQEHHN is encoded by the exons ATGGCGAcggcgaagatgatggtgctcGCGGCGGcgctcgccgtgctcctccTGGCGTCGTCGGCCATGGCCGGCCGGGCCGATCCGGCGGAGCCAGCTGCTGGCACTGTCTCTCCTGACCACCAC aaggaaggcggcggcggcggcggcggcggcgagggggcgAACGACGAGGACGAGTGCATGGCGAGGAGGACGCTCGCCGCGCAAACCGACTACATCTACACCCAGGAGCATCACAACTAA